The Pyramidobacter porci genome window below encodes:
- a CDS encoding 2,3-bisphosphoglycerate-dependent phosphoglycerate mutase: MKNLKRLLGALALLTILAASAWAAPKNVTLVLLRHGESEWNLEDRFTGWSDVRLTRKGVKGAFNAGIAMKNADLTFDVVHTSLLNRAIATAWLAMSALDCRWLPVEKFWRLNERCYGDLEGKTRTEVAEAVGKEQVDIWRRSYDVPPPALAYDDPRSPVHDPRYACIDRRFIPQAESLKDVIAREAPYWSDTLAPTLRAGMDVLVVGHSTALRALSSWVEPNLTPEELRKLEIPNSTPVVYNLEITDDGFNVVSREVMKVEDIPLPPPPEADKPAEKPAEAPAPAAGK, from the coding sequence TTGAAGAACCTGAAACGGCTTTTGGGAGCGCTGGCCCTGCTGACGATTCTGGCGGCTTCCGCCTGGGCGGCGCCTAAGAACGTGACGCTGGTGCTGCTCCGTCACGGCGAGAGCGAATGGAATCTCGAAGACCGCTTCACCGGCTGGTCCGACGTGCGCCTGACCCGCAAGGGCGTAAAAGGCGCGTTCAACGCCGGCATCGCCATGAAGAACGCCGATCTGACGTTCGACGTCGTGCACACTTCGCTGCTGAACCGCGCCATCGCCACCGCCTGGCTGGCCATGAGCGCCCTGGACTGCCGCTGGCTGCCTGTGGAGAAGTTTTGGCGCCTGAACGAGCGCTGCTACGGCGACCTCGAGGGCAAAACCCGCACGGAAGTGGCCGAAGCCGTCGGCAAAGAACAGGTCGACATCTGGCGCCGCAGCTACGACGTGCCGCCCCCCGCCCTGGCTTACGATGACCCGCGCTCGCCCGTGCACGATCCCCGCTATGCCTGCATTGACCGCCGCTTCATCCCCCAGGCCGAGAGCCTCAAGGACGTGATCGCCCGCGAAGCGCCCTATTGGAGCGATACGCTCGCCCCCACGCTCCGCGCCGGCATGGATGTGCTCGTGGTCGGCCACAGCACCGCCCTGCGCGCCCTCTCCTCATGGGTCGAGCCGAATCTGACCCCGGAAGAGCTGCGGAAGCTCGAGATCCCCAATTCCACGCCCGTGGTCTATAATCTCGAGATCACCGACGACGGCTTCAACGTCGTCTCCCGCGAAGTCATGAAGGTCGAGGATATTCCCCTGCCGCCGCCCCCCGAGGCTGACAAACCCGCGGAAAAGCCCGCCGAAGCGCCCGCTCCGGCCGCCGGCAAGTGA
- a CDS encoding ABC transporter ATP-binding protein — MSSITLNEVTKSYGSVQVIQKFSSVFCDREFVTLLGPSGCGKTTMLRMIAGFEKPSSGEILIDDAVVSGRGQFVPPNRRNIGMVFQSYAVWPHMDVFDNVAYPLKIQGLSRGEIKKRVFDILEAVHLTQYVKRLPNELSGGQQQRVALGRALVCSPRVLLLDEPLSNLDAKLRESMRFEIKDMQRRFGITVVYVTHDQTEAMAMSDRVIVFNKGAVQQMDTPTNIYRRPANQFVADFVGKINFIRGFASDGRIDFPGGQWMAYGGPRRGPVAVAVRPEDMLMRRDRGVLKGTLAKAYYLGDANDCRVRIGAADVRVIAAGRTYGQIPEGEELWLDFDEYLVFEDDGADQTQILS; from the coding sequence ATGTCCTCGATTACGTTGAACGAAGTGACAAAATCCTACGGCAGCGTGCAGGTGATCCAAAAGTTCAGCAGCGTCTTTTGCGACCGCGAGTTCGTGACGCTGCTGGGGCCTTCCGGCTGCGGCAAGACGACGATGCTGCGCATGATCGCCGGCTTCGAGAAGCCCAGTTCGGGCGAGATCCTCATCGACGACGCCGTGGTCAGCGGCCGCGGTCAGTTCGTGCCGCCCAACCGCCGCAACATCGGCATGGTCTTTCAGTCCTACGCCGTGTGGCCGCACATGGACGTGTTCGACAACGTCGCCTATCCGCTCAAGATCCAGGGCCTGTCCCGCGGCGAGATCAAAAAGCGCGTCTTCGACATTTTGGAGGCCGTCCACCTGACGCAGTACGTCAAGCGCCTGCCCAACGAGCTTTCCGGCGGCCAGCAGCAGCGCGTCGCGCTGGGGCGCGCGCTGGTGTGCAGCCCGCGCGTGCTGCTGCTCGACGAGCCGCTTTCCAACCTCGACGCCAAGCTGCGCGAGTCGATGCGCTTCGAGATCAAGGACATGCAGCGCCGCTTCGGCATCACCGTGGTCTACGTCACCCACGACCAGACCGAGGCCATGGCCATGAGCGACCGCGTCATCGTCTTCAACAAAGGCGCGGTGCAGCAGATGGACACGCCGACGAACATTTACCGCCGCCCGGCCAATCAGTTCGTGGCCGATTTTGTCGGCAAGATCAACTTCATCCGCGGCTTCGCCTCGGACGGGCGCATCGACTTTCCCGGCGGGCAGTGGATGGCTTACGGCGGGCCACGGCGCGGCCCCGTGGCGGTAGCGGTGCGGCCGGAAGACATGCTCATGCGCCGCGACCGCGGCGTGCTCAAAGGCACGCTGGCCAAAGCCTATTATCTGGGCGACGCCAACGACTGCCGCGTGCGCATCGGCGCCGCCGACGTGCGCGTGATCGCCGCCGGCCGCACCTACGGCCAGATCCCCGAGGGCGAAGAGCTGTGGCTCGACTTCGACGAGTATCTCGTCTTCGAGGACGACGGCGCAGACCAGACGCAGATCCTGTCGTAA